A stretch of Endozoicomonas sp. SCSIO W0465 DNA encodes these proteins:
- the glgX gene encoding glycogen debranching protein GlgX, whose amino-acid sequence MIKRQDKGIWHVLATGLQEGQAYGYRADGRWAPDEGLRFNINQLLMDPYAREVKGVINWQPAVYDYSGKDRNHWLFNDQDNGHLVPKSVVRTDHFDWQSVARPGLSHEESIIYESHVKGFTRQHPDIPEALRGTYLGMCHPVVIAYLKHLGINTLELLPVTSFLSEPRLRKLGLKNYWGYNPLCFMAPEPSYAINDPVVELKTMVRELHRAGIRVVMDVVYNHTCEAGSDGPSLSLRGLAEKDYYLLDHHGGHLVTTNYSGCGNTLNFDSAQTIKLVMDSLRYWAEHYQIDGFRFDLAPTLARRHRKFDAHSVFFQAIFQDPILATRQMIAEPWDLGPEGYRLKGFPRDWHEWNDRYRNGIRSFWRGDKDQVVDIAWRLTGSSDLFGYDRPAGSINYICSHDGFTLHDLVSFEHRHNLANGESNRDGDQHNLSWNYGVEGASSDPAIQKRRLRVRKNLLTTLMLSRSIPMLMAGDEFGNSQFGNNNVYCQDNPIGWVDWSWLAALNGNNNGNNSDENPDGAELQQFSSMLIHLRKSEPLLGVRYRADDQSWHSPVLDWFNAQGMPLTAAMLPDERGHALVMRYRCPVESQPSLVLLINNEADTRRFNLPETGHNVRWQRVLSTNLDNKEAFRETVILHQGWYEVPGHSVVMVKELL is encoded by the coding sequence GTGATCAAGAGACAGGACAAGGGCATCTGGCATGTATTGGCTACAGGGTTACAGGAAGGTCAGGCCTATGGCTATCGGGCCGATGGCCGCTGGGCGCCTGATGAAGGGTTGCGTTTTAATATTAATCAGCTGCTGATGGACCCCTATGCCCGCGAGGTTAAAGGAGTCATTAACTGGCAGCCAGCGGTTTATGACTACTCAGGTAAGGACAGAAATCATTGGTTGTTTAACGATCAGGATAATGGACACCTGGTTCCTAAATCCGTGGTCAGGACAGATCACTTTGACTGGCAGTCTGTTGCCAGGCCCGGGCTCTCCCATGAGGAGAGTATTATTTACGAGAGCCATGTAAAGGGCTTTACCCGTCAGCACCCGGATATTCCAGAAGCGTTGAGAGGAACCTATCTGGGTATGTGTCATCCAGTGGTTATTGCTTATCTCAAGCACCTGGGAATCAATACGCTGGAGCTTTTGCCTGTTACCAGTTTTCTCAGCGAGCCAAGATTACGGAAGCTGGGGTTAAAAAATTACTGGGGCTATAACCCGCTCTGCTTTATGGCACCAGAACCGTCGTATGCTATTAACGATCCAGTGGTTGAATTGAAGACAATGGTTCGTGAATTGCACCGTGCCGGTATCCGGGTAGTGATGGATGTTGTTTATAACCATACCTGTGAGGCGGGATCCGATGGGCCAAGCCTGAGTCTGAGAGGGCTGGCTGAGAAAGATTACTACCTGTTGGATCACCATGGTGGTCATCTGGTGACCACCAACTACAGTGGTTGTGGAAATACACTGAATTTTGACAGTGCGCAAACCATCAAACTGGTGATGGACAGCCTTAGATATTGGGCTGAGCACTATCAGATCGATGGTTTCCGTTTTGACCTGGCCCCGACCCTGGCCAGACGACATCGGAAGTTCGATGCCCATAGTGTATTCTTTCAGGCGATATTTCAGGACCCCATTCTTGCAACCCGGCAAATGATTGCAGAGCCCTGGGACCTTGGGCCTGAAGGCTACCGTCTGAAGGGTTTTCCAAGGGACTGGCATGAGTGGAATGACCGCTATCGTAACGGTATCCGATCATTCTGGCGTGGTGACAAGGATCAGGTGGTTGATATTGCCTGGCGTCTAACGGGCTCCAGTGATCTTTTTGGTTATGATAGACCTGCTGGCAGTATCAATTATATCTGCAGTCACGATGGTTTTACTCTGCATGATCTGGTGTCGTTTGAGCACCGACACAATCTGGCTAATGGTGAGAGCAACCGGGATGGTGATCAGCATAATCTCTCCTGGAATTATGGTGTTGAAGGTGCTTCCAGTGATCCCGCTATTCAAAAGCGCCGGCTACGTGTACGGAAAAACCTGCTGACAACACTGATGCTTTCCCGGAGTATCCCCATGCTGATGGCGGGTGATGAGTTTGGTAACAGTCAGTTCGGCAATAATAATGTTTACTGTCAGGATAACCCGATTGGCTGGGTTGACTGGTCGTGGTTGGCGGCCCTTAATGGCAATAATAACGGTAATAATAGTGATGAGAATCCTGATGGCGCTGAGCTACAGCAGTTCTCTTCAATGCTTATTCATTTACGAAAGTCAGAGCCATTGCTGGGAGTCCGTTATCGGGCAGATGACCAGTCGTGGCACAGCCCCGTACTCGACTGGTTCAATGCTCAGGGTATGCCTCTGACTGCAGCCATGCTGCCAGACGAGCGTGGTCATGCACTGGTGATGCGATATCGCTGTCCTGTGGAAAGTCAGCCCAGTCTGGTGCTGTTGATTAATAATGAGGCGGATACCCGGCGCTTTAACTTACCGGAGACTGGCCATAACGTTCGGTGGCAAAGAGTGTTATCCACAAACCTGGATAATAAAGAGGCTTTCCGGGAGACGGTGATTTTGCATCAGGGGTGGTATGAAGTACCAGGGCACAGTGTTGTGATGGTGAAAGAATTATTATAA
- the pgm gene encoding phosphoglucomutase (alpha-D-glucose-1,6-bisphosphate-dependent) produces MHPRAGQPATDDLLVNIPRLVSDYYTIQPDQAENSQRVAFGTSGHRGTSSNGSFNEAHILAVSQAICEYRRAQGIGGPVFVGMDTHALSEPALISAVEVFAANDLDVMIDRERGYTPTPVISHAIVAYNRSRSLPANGAKLADGVVITPSHNPPEDGGFKYNPPHGGPAGSDITGWVEKRANELIAENLSGVNRITFAQALRSGKVHQYDFVTPYVNDLENVLDMDAIASGKLSIGVDPLGGSGLQYWAPIAERYGLDLTLVSQNIDPTFSFMHLDKDGRIRMDCSSASAMAGLINLKDDFDIAFGNDPDFDRHGIVTRGHGLLNPNHYLAVAIRYLYTHRPQWSPDATIGKTLVSSAMIDRVANGLGRTVTEVPVGFKWFVDGLSEGTMAFAGEESAGACFLRRNGHTWCTDKDGFIMALLAAEITAVTGRDPGEHYQELTRQYGAPVYQRLDAVANDAQKKVLAALSPEQVKAEKLAGDPIIARLTHAPGNGAAIGGLKVVTERGWFAARPSGTEAVYKIYAESFEGKDHLSHLQNEAQEMVADVFKANGV; encoded by the coding sequence ATGCATCCGCGCGCAGGCCAACCCGCAACCGATGATCTTCTGGTTAATATTCCCCGGCTGGTCAGTGACTATTACACGATACAGCCCGATCAGGCAGAAAACAGTCAGCGTGTCGCTTTTGGTACTTCGGGTCATCGTGGAACCTCTTCTAATGGTTCGTTTAATGAAGCCCATATTCTGGCGGTCAGTCAGGCAATTTGTGAATATCGCCGTGCTCAGGGCATAGGAGGTCCGGTTTTTGTTGGTATGGACACCCATGCGCTTTCTGAACCCGCGTTAATCAGCGCAGTGGAAGTGTTTGCTGCGAATGATCTGGACGTCATGATTGATCGGGAGCGTGGTTACACACCAACACCTGTGATTTCTCATGCCATTGTTGCCTATAACCGTAGTCGTTCTTTACCAGCTAATGGCGCTAAACTGGCCGATGGGGTGGTCATCACACCTTCCCACAACCCTCCGGAAGATGGGGGATTTAAATATAACCCGCCTCATGGTGGTCCGGCAGGCAGTGATATAACCGGCTGGGTGGAAAAGCGAGCCAATGAGCTGATCGCTGAAAACCTTTCTGGCGTTAACAGAATCACTTTTGCACAGGCGCTCAGGTCTGGCAAGGTTCACCAGTATGATTTTGTTACCCCGTATGTGAATGACCTGGAAAACGTTCTGGATATGGACGCCATTGCCAGCGGTAAACTGAGCATCGGTGTGGATCCTCTGGGTGGTTCAGGGTTGCAATATTGGGCGCCTATTGCTGAGCGCTATGGCCTTGATCTGACGCTGGTCAGTCAGAATATTGATCCGACCTTTTCCTTTATGCATCTTGATAAGGATGGCCGTATCCGTATGGATTGTTCATCTGCTTCGGCCATGGCGGGGCTGATCAATCTCAAAGATGATTTTGATATTGCTTTCGGGAATGATCCGGACTTTGATCGCCATGGCATTGTGACCCGTGGTCATGGGCTGTTGAATCCCAACCATTACTTGGCCGTTGCCATCCGGTATCTCTACACCCACCGTCCTCAGTGGTCACCAGACGCGACTATCGGGAAGACTCTGGTCTCCAGTGCCATGATCGATCGTGTTGCCAATGGTCTGGGGCGTACAGTGACGGAGGTACCTGTTGGCTTTAAGTGGTTTGTTGATGGCCTCTCAGAAGGCACTATGGCATTTGCCGGAGAGGAGAGTGCCGGAGCCTGTTTCCTGCGCCGGAATGGTCATACCTGGTGTACCGATAAAGATGGTTTCATCATGGCGCTGCTGGCAGCAGAAATTACCGCCGTTACCGGGCGTGATCCCGGCGAGCACTATCAGGAGCTGACCCGACAATACGGTGCTCCGGTCTATCAGCGGCTGGATGCCGTCGCCAATGATGCCCAGAAAAAAGTGCTTGCGGCATTGAGTCCGGAGCAGGTCAAAGCGGAAAAACTGGCGGGTGATCCAATCATCGCCCGGTTGACCCATGCGCCGGGCAATGGCGCAGCGATTGGTGGTTTGAAAGTGGTTACCGAGCGGGGATGGTTTGCAGCCAGGCCCTCCGGAACCGAAGCCGTTTATAAGATTTATGCCGAAAGCTTTGAAGGGAAAGATCACCTTTCCCATCTGCAGAATGAAGCTCAGGAGATGGTCGCCGACGTCTTTAAGGCAAATGGTGTTTGA
- the glgC gene encoding glucose-1-phosphate adenylyltransferase — translation MRAKPAVPFGGQYRIIDFVLSNFVNSDLHKIYLITQFKSHSLSKHLQRCWRIAGLADKFIDTLPAQMNTGSDWYQGTADAVYQNLNHIESHNPDLVCVFGGDHIYTMDVRDMVQYHEQHSADLTVAAIPVPVDQAHHFGIIEVDEDGRMIGFAEKPKDDVKTIPGNPDFVLASMGNYVFTKDCLVKELLDDHANEESNHDFGKNIIPSLYPRARVMVYDFSRNAVPGGKNNGYWRDVGTLDSFWEANMDLLTGEPPIDLHNQDWPIRTYIPPYPPALIAFNRNEREGLINNSMVGVGCVFHDIDMDRSVVGYNVKIGDNTRITESVILPNVTIGEGVVLNRVIVDKRVEIAPGTRIGVDREEDMKRFKVTDSGLVVIPRGAKVGF, via the coding sequence ATGAGAGCAAAGCCTGCGGTTCCTTTTGGCGGACAATATCGAATCATCGACTTTGTTCTGAGTAATTTTGTGAATTCCGATCTTCACAAGATTTACCTGATTACTCAGTTCAAGTCGCACTCACTGAGCAAGCACCTGCAACGTTGCTGGCGTATTGCCGGTCTGGCGGACAAGTTTATTGATACGCTGCCAGCCCAGATGAATACCGGCAGTGACTGGTACCAGGGCACAGCGGATGCGGTGTATCAAAACCTCAATCACATTGAGTCGCACAACCCTGACCTGGTTTGTGTCTTTGGTGGTGATCATATCTACACCATGGATGTGCGGGATATGGTTCAGTATCACGAGCAGCACAGTGCCGACCTGACCGTTGCTGCGATTCCTGTACCGGTTGATCAGGCTCATCACTTCGGTATTATTGAGGTTGACGAAGATGGTCGTATGATCGGCTTTGCCGAAAAGCCTAAGGATGACGTTAAGACCATTCCCGGAAACCCGGACTTTGTCCTGGCCTCAATGGGTAACTATGTGTTCACTAAGGACTGCCTGGTGAAAGAGCTGCTGGATGATCATGCCAATGAAGAGTCAAACCACGACTTTGGTAAAAACATCATTCCATCCCTCTATCCCCGGGCCAGGGTTATGGTCTATGACTTTTCCAGAAATGCCGTTCCCGGGGGTAAAAACAATGGCTACTGGCGAGATGTGGGTACTCTTGATTCATTCTGGGAAGCGAATATGGATCTGTTGACCGGTGAGCCGCCGATCGACCTGCATAACCAGGACTGGCCAATCCGTACTTATATTCCACCCTATCCACCGGCTCTGATCGCTTTTAACCGTAATGAGCGTGAAGGCCTGATCAACAACTCCATGGTGGGTGTGGGTTGCGTATTCCATGACATCGACATGGATCGCAGTGTGGTAGGTTACAACGTCAAAATCGGAGACAATACCCGCATTACCGAATCGGTTATTCTGCCCAATGTCACCATTGGTGAAGGCGTCGTATTGAACCGGGTGATTGTTGACAAGCGTGTAGAAATTGCACCGGGGACCCGCATCGGTGTTGATCGGGAAGAGGATATGAAACGCTTCAAGGTAACCGATTCCGGGCTGGTGGTTATTCCCAGAGGAGCGAAAGTTGGGTTCTGA
- a CDS encoding glycogen synthase — MGSDLKILFAVSELAGIVKTGGLADVAGALGPWMRKLGNDVRVIMPAYRQALEALTTEVVGVGEVYPGSQGKMGFAIRQGAFDGVPVYLIEHNHYFDRSGLYTHEGEGFGDNTERFAFFCKAALEACQILNFRPDIIHGHDWQSALLPYYLKTHKSGHAFFAGTRTVLTIHNGAYQQHTDAALLSVLGIDRHWYTPDFFEDHGHINLLKGGIAFADKITTVSPRYAEELQTDPGSHGLARIIRRRKQDFSGILNGCDYQEWNPETDTLLPANYSRQDLSGKQVCKQALQERLQLPVITDKPLYGLVSRLAEQKGFAYLIPALWQFLQDDVQVVLQGSGDRATAAELSRLAGAFPDKCRFVAAYDNGLAHLIEAGSDFFLMPSLFEPCGLNQMYSMKYGTLPIVRAVGGLVDSVKGHESEVEDATGFMFGPADSEALLQCLNQTLAVYQDGPLMTRLMDNAMSESFTWEQSALDYLEVYRTAL; from the coding sequence TTGGGTTCTGATTTGAAAATCCTTTTTGCGGTTTCAGAGCTGGCAGGTATTGTCAAAACCGGAGGCCTGGCGGATGTAGCCGGCGCTCTCGGGCCCTGGATGCGCAAGCTCGGAAATGATGTCCGGGTGATTATGCCTGCCTATCGTCAGGCGCTGGAAGCGTTAACAACGGAGGTTGTTGGCGTTGGTGAGGTTTATCCCGGTTCACAGGGCAAAATGGGTTTTGCCATAAGACAGGGGGCGTTTGATGGTGTGCCTGTTTACCTGATAGAGCATAACCATTACTTTGATCGCAGTGGTCTTTACACCCATGAGGGTGAAGGTTTTGGTGATAATACTGAGCGTTTTGCTTTCTTTTGCAAGGCGGCGCTTGAGGCCTGCCAGATATTGAACTTCCGGCCGGATATTATTCATGGCCATGACTGGCAGTCGGCACTTTTGCCTTACTACCTGAAAACCCATAAGTCCGGACATGCTTTCTTTGCCGGCACCCGGACAGTCCTGACCATTCATAATGGTGCCTATCAACAGCATACTGACGCAGCCTTGCTGAGCGTCCTGGGTATCGACCGCCACTGGTATACCCCGGATTTTTTTGAAGATCATGGACATATTAATCTGCTCAAGGGTGGTATTGCCTTTGCGGATAAAATCACTACGGTGAGTCCAAGGTATGCTGAAGAGCTGCAGACAGATCCTGGATCCCATGGTCTGGCCCGGATCATCCGGCGAAGAAAGCAGGATTTTTCCGGTATTCTTAACGGCTGTGATTATCAGGAGTGGAATCCTGAAACGGACACGTTGCTGCCCGCCAATTATTCCCGGCAGGACCTTTCTGGCAAGCAGGTTTGTAAGCAGGCTTTACAGGAACGGTTGCAGTTGCCGGTGATCACCGATAAACCTTTGTACGGTCTGGTTAGCCGCCTTGCCGAGCAGAAAGGTTTTGCCTATCTGATACCAGCCCTGTGGCAGTTTTTACAGGATGATGTTCAGGTCGTTCTCCAGGGATCCGGTGACCGGGCTACCGCTGCTGAACTGAGCCGGTTGGCCGGTGCTTTCCCCGACAAATGCCGTTTTGTTGCGGCTTATGACAACGGGCTGGCACACCTGATTGAAGCAGGTTCTGATTTCTTCCTGATGCCTTCTCTGTTTGAACCCTGTGGCCTCAACCAGATGTACAGTATGAAGTACGGTACTCTGCCCATTGTACGGGCTGTTGGCGGGCTGGTGGACTCAGTCAAAGGCCATGAGTCAGAGGTAGAGGACGCAACCGGATTTATGTTTGGTCCGGCAGACAGTGAGGCGCTGTTGCAGTGTCTCAATCAGACCCTTGCTGTTTATCAGGATGGGCCGTTAATGACTCGGTTGATGGATAATGCCATGTCGGAGTCTTTTACCTGGGAGCAGTCAGCTCTGGATTACCTTGAGGTTTACCGGACCGCGCTATGA
- the glgB gene encoding 1,4-alpha-glucan branching protein GlgB — protein MNIAVSPTSSIPTSIITPVVSDLANSQCATPFDELGLHPHPEGKGLIIRAWRPDATRVEVFDHRTGKLLGEMNRNGAGVFELHLPRRKKTFLYQLAIHWANGHRFVIYDPYSFGTYILSQSDIEPESLYRHLGARVIDHKVNSRLNIQGVLFKVYAPYARSVAIVGSFNGWDDRLHPMASADDGIWRLFVPGVQPGDQYKYAIRDYHGNRLPLKTDPFARHIEQWPGLASVVQGSENYSWNDRVWMSRRKEKDDKERPFSIYEVHAGSWKRKENNDFLNFRELADTLIPYVTDLGFTHIELLPVSEHPLFESWGYQPVGLYAPSSRYGSPDDFRYFVDRCHQQGIGVILDWVPAHFPNDEHGLAGFDGSSLYEHPDPRRGWHPDWQTCIYDFGKPWVQDFLISNALYWLDEFHIDGLRVDAVASMLYLDYSRNHGEWEANIHGGNENLEAVAFLKKFNEKVHAAFPDVMTIAEESTSWPGVSKAVSEGGLGFDFKWNMGWMNDTLEYMKLDPVYRQHHHGQMTFSTVYAWSEHFVLPLSHDEVVHGKGTILTRMPGDDWQRFANLRAYLAFMYAHPGKKLLFMGAELGTHNEWNQNAALDWHLLESPEGFNVGIQKLVKTLNQLHGSEPAMYERDLQADGFAWTSGDDSSQSVLVFRRGSFPIPDCYVTSKLTKG, from the coding sequence ATGAATATCGCAGTTTCCCCAACATCTTCGATCCCGACAAGCATCATAACGCCGGTGGTATCGGATCTGGCCAACAGTCAGTGTGCGACCCCTTTTGATGAGCTGGGGTTACACCCTCATCCCGAAGGAAAAGGCCTGATCATTCGTGCCTGGCGCCCCGATGCAACGAGGGTTGAGGTTTTTGATCACCGTACCGGCAAGTTACTGGGCGAGATGAATCGTAATGGAGCAGGTGTGTTTGAGCTGCATCTGCCGAGAAGAAAAAAAACGTTTCTTTACCAATTGGCGATCCATTGGGCCAATGGCCACCGTTTTGTGATTTATGACCCTTACTCTTTTGGGACTTATATTCTCTCCCAGTCAGATATTGAGCCTGAAAGTCTTTATCGACACCTGGGAGCCCGGGTGATTGACCATAAGGTCAATAGCAGACTGAACATACAGGGTGTGCTGTTCAAGGTCTATGCACCCTATGCCCGGTCTGTGGCTATCGTGGGAAGTTTTAATGGTTGGGATGACCGGCTCCATCCAATGGCCAGTGCTGATGATGGTATCTGGCGGTTGTTTGTGCCCGGCGTTCAGCCTGGTGATCAGTATAAATACGCTATCCGTGATTACCATGGCAATCGGTTGCCACTGAAAACTGATCCGTTTGCCCGACATATCGAGCAGTGGCCGGGTCTGGCTTCAGTGGTGCAGGGTAGCGAAAACTATTCCTGGAATGACCGGGTATGGATGAGCCGAAGAAAGGAGAAAGACGACAAGGAACGGCCATTCTCTATCTACGAGGTGCATGCGGGCTCATGGAAAAGGAAAGAGAATAACGACTTCCTGAATTTCCGTGAGCTGGCCGATACGTTGATCCCTTATGTTACTGACCTGGGCTTTACTCATATTGAGTTGCTGCCGGTGTCAGAGCATCCGTTGTTTGAATCCTGGGGTTATCAGCCCGTTGGTCTTTATGCGCCCAGCAGCCGTTATGGTTCGCCAGATGATTTTCGCTATTTTGTGGATCGGTGTCACCAGCAGGGTATTGGCGTCATTCTGGATTGGGTGCCTGCGCACTTCCCCAACGATGAGCATGGGCTTGCCGGGTTTGATGGTTCATCACTTTATGAACATCCAGACCCTCGTCGGGGTTGGCACCCTGACTGGCAAACCTGCATTTATGATTTTGGTAAGCCCTGGGTTCAGGATTTTCTGATCAGTAATGCACTTTACTGGCTGGATGAGTTCCATATTGATGGGCTCCGGGTAGATGCAGTAGCCTCCATGCTGTATCTCGATTACTCACGAAATCACGGTGAGTGGGAAGCCAATATTCACGGTGGTAATGAGAATCTGGAAGCGGTGGCTTTCCTGAAAAAGTTCAATGAAAAGGTACATGCTGCGTTCCCGGATGTGATGACCATTGCGGAGGAATCAACCAGCTGGCCTGGTGTTTCCAAAGCGGTTTCAGAGGGTGGCCTCGGTTTCGATTTCAAATGGAACATGGGGTGGATGAATGACACCCTTGAGTATATGAAGCTCGATCCTGTCTACCGCCAGCACCACCATGGACAGATGACGTTCAGTACGGTCTATGCCTGGAGTGAGCATTTTGTTCTCCCCCTGTCCCATGATGAAGTGGTTCATGGTAAGGGCACCATTTTGACCCGTATGCCGGGTGATGATTGGCAGCGTTTTGCCAACTTGCGGGCTTATCTGGCGTTTATGTATGCTCACCCCGGTAAAAAGCTGCTGTTTATGGGAGCTGAGCTGGGTACCCATAATGAGTGGAATCAGAATGCTGCTCTGGATTGGCATCTGTTGGAGAGTCCGGAGGGGTTTAATGTGGGTATTCAGAAGCTGGTTAAAACCCT